The following are encoded together in the Thermococcus sibiricus MM 739 genome:
- a CDS encoding DUF835 domain-containing protein, with protein MDFIPYLNFLSRWLLFLAVAYKTTKTREKRWGLITTALLINALDVESYILTPLGVSIKSGAYDVAAKIPNFLIAGLLVWGSIQLKKERSDFKDVTILGIFVVAAYIWLFLLASEFFDRFEHSFTIKSLFPSFAFGASFIYLGYTLRSYVISKKTLEELFPIGLILLGALNLTYPFTRNIQAIAPAMFLLAAIFRLMAVIGALKFAIYPAAIFAKPKEQMPSKIRGTFMFKSKEELKKAIPNFFDQNVIMITRELPKDKVPENMLVYWLTKMEEDTIKADGKIYPISPTRIDVLLHLLTKNLESGYNAVYIDGFEYLMIENGFDIVIKFLLDLKDRVLNKGDVITLIIDPRILTDKQMALLEREFGKGR; from the coding sequence ATGGACTTTATTCCCTACCTAAATTTTTTATCGAGATGGTTACTCTTTCTCGCCGTAGCCTATAAAACAACTAAAACCCGAGAAAAGAGATGGGGATTAATAACTACTGCTTTACTTATAAATGCTCTTGATGTAGAGAGCTATATCCTAACTCCTCTCGGTGTTTCTATTAAGTCAGGAGCATATGACGTCGCCGCCAAAATTCCAAACTTTCTTATAGCCGGCCTGCTGGTTTGGGGAAGCATTCAGTTAAAAAAGGAGAGAAGCGATTTTAAAGACGTTACAATTTTGGGAATATTCGTTGTTGCTGCGTATATATGGCTCTTCTTATTGGCAAGTGAATTTTTTGATAGATTTGAACATTCGTTTACAATTAAATCCTTGTTTCCCAGCTTTGCCTTTGGAGCATCTTTTATTTACCTCGGATACACGTTAAGGAGCTATGTAATCTCCAAGAAAACTCTCGAGGAACTCTTTCCCATAGGCCTCATCCTATTAGGAGCACTAAACCTCACGTATCCATTTACAAGAAACATTCAAGCTATTGCACCAGCAATGTTTCTGCTGGCAGCGATCTTCCGATTAATGGCTGTAATTGGAGCGTTGAAATTTGCAATATACCCTGCAGCAATATTTGCAAAACCAAAAGAACAAATGCCATCAAAAATTAGAGGAACATTTATGTTCAAGAGCAAAGAAGAGCTGAAAAAAGCAATCCCAAACTTCTTTGATCAAAATGTCATTATGATAACGAGGGAGCTGCCAAAGGATAAAGTTCCGGAAAATATGCTGGTTTACTGGCTCACAAAAATGGAAGAAGACACTATAAAAGCGGACGGAAAGATTTATCCGATATCACCAACAAGGATAGACGTTCTGCTCCACCTCCTAACTAAGAACCTTGAAAGCGGATACAACGCAGTTTATATTGATGGGTTCGAGTATTTAATGATAGAAAACGGCTTCGATATTGTTATTAAGTTCCTACTCGATCTAAAAGATAGAGTATTAAACAAAGGTGACGTTATAACCCTAATAATAGATCCAAGAATCCTAACTGACAAGCAGATGGCCCTTCTAGAAAGAGAATTTGGCAAGGGAAGGTAA
- the glmU gene encoding bifunctional sugar-1-phosphate nucleotidylyltransferase/acetyltransferase: MKGVILAAGKGERLNPLTDDRPKVMLKVANKAIIDYLLENLHPFVDEFIIIVRYQKEKLMEYLGDEYKGKPVTYVEQVEGEGTAKAIYSAIEYIEDKEFLAVNGDIYFERDGIKDLLQAFRKSNADAALLVKEFKDLSHFGMIKVKGDLVEEVKEKPGAVSGYANLGAYLFKPEVFKFIENTSQSQRGEYEITDTINLMIKEGKKVTYAVYEGYWNDIGRPWNLLELNEYILKNHLRHSIRGIVEEGATVLPPVEIGEGTVIRSGVYIIGPVKIGKNSKIGPNCFIRPYTSIGDKCHIGNAVEIKNSIIMDHSNVPHLNYVGDSIIGENSNLGAGTITANLRHDNKNIKVEIKDKLEDSGRRKLGAIIGHNVKTGINVTIYPGRKIGSNSFVGPGVIVDKNIPSNVLVITKQEKEIIERR, translated from the coding sequence GTGAAAGGTGTCATACTTGCCGCAGGCAAAGGAGAAAGACTAAACCCCCTCACAGATGATAGACCAAAAGTGATGCTAAAAGTTGCCAATAAGGCGATAATAGACTATTTACTTGAAAATCTTCACCCATTTGTAGATGAATTCATAATAATTGTACGATACCAAAAAGAGAAACTGATGGAGTACTTAGGAGATGAATACAAAGGAAAGCCAGTAACTTATGTGGAACAAGTGGAGGGAGAAGGAACAGCTAAAGCCATATATTCTGCAATTGAATACATAGAAGATAAGGAATTTTTAGCAGTCAACGGAGACATATACTTTGAACGAGATGGGATAAAAGACCTATTACAAGCCTTTAGAAAAAGTAATGCAGATGCTGCCTTACTTGTAAAAGAATTCAAAGATCTGAGTCACTTTGGCATGATCAAAGTTAAAGGAGACTTAGTAGAAGAAGTAAAAGAAAAACCAGGAGCAGTTTCAGGATACGCAAACCTAGGAGCTTATCTCTTCAAGCCAGAAGTTTTTAAATTCATAGAAAACACTTCTCAAAGCCAACGAGGTGAGTATGAAATAACAGATACAATAAACCTCATGATCAAAGAAGGAAAAAAAGTCACCTATGCAGTTTATGAAGGTTATTGGAACGATATTGGAAGGCCTTGGAACCTTTTAGAGCTAAATGAATACATCCTCAAAAATCATCTCCGGCACAGCATAAGGGGCATTGTGGAAGAAGGGGCCACAGTTCTTCCTCCCGTAGAAATTGGAGAGGGAACAGTTATTAGGAGCGGAGTATACATCATAGGGCCCGTAAAAATTGGAAAGAACTCAAAAATAGGCCCTAATTGCTTTATAAGGCCATACACAAGCATTGGAGATAAATGCCACATTGGGAATGCAGTCGAAATTAAGAACTCAATAATAATGGATCACAGCAATGTACCTCACCTAAACTACGTAGGGGATTCTATCATAGGGGAAAACAGCAATCTAGGTGCCGGAACAATCACTGCCAATTTACGACATGACAATAAAAATATAAAGGTTGAGATAAAAGATAAACTCGAAGATAGTGGAAGAAGGAAACTCGGAGCAATAATAGGCCACAACGTAAAGACTGGAATAAACGTCACAATATATCCTGGTAGGAAAATAGGAAGCAATTCCTTCGTCGGCCCGGGAGTGATAGTTGACAAAAACATCCCCTCCAATGTATTGGTTATCACAAAACAAGAAAAAGAGATTATTGAAAGGCGATGA
- a CDS encoding CBS domain-containing protein → MVGISVQEVMTEKFAKIDINAPLSEAIGIFEKEDPDLIVVFDGKIYKGVLTQDLIIRSHLKWDPTKAKVKDVYKTAPILELDEDLSIAAKLMFETDLRSLPVGKDKKTILGVISDITLLERIAKEEFGKKKVEDFMTKDVVTLRSSDTVAKALATMRDYAISRIPVVDENGKLEGLVTLHDLIIRFIKPRFRAQFGEVAGEKIPPFSMQLRDVMIKGVITVYPETMVREAISLIKEYDIDGLVIINQENVVKGVLTVKDLLLPISRMVEKKAKFYLQLGGDAQYLSDFSRERIIEDVRKFVDRYEEVLGNEGIIYLNIRRFPEKLRGVHLYQARMRLVTDKGQFMATGETWGAIQAVHDAIRAIERQILQKVELQRETKHTRRFIEYLGF, encoded by the coding sequence ATGGTCGGGATTTCTGTCCAGGAAGTTATGACAGAAAAATTTGCAAAAATAGACATAAACGCCCCGCTTTCTGAGGCGATTGGAATTTTTGAGAAGGAAGATCCAGACTTAATTGTAGTTTTTGATGGGAAAATATACAAGGGTGTCCTAACCCAAGATTTGATAATTCGCTCCCACTTGAAGTGGGACCCAACCAAAGCTAAGGTTAAGGATGTTTATAAAACCGCTCCGATTTTAGAATTAGACGAGGACCTAAGCATTGCAGCCAAACTTATGTTTGAGACTGATTTGCGTTCACTTCCTGTTGGAAAGGATAAAAAAACAATTTTAGGTGTAATAAGTGATATAACCCTTCTGGAAAGGATTGCTAAAGAAGAATTCGGGAAAAAAAAGGTTGAAGATTTCATGACAAAAGACGTTGTTACCCTTAGATCTTCAGACACCGTGGCAAAAGCCCTTGCAACAATGAGGGATTATGCAATTTCCAGAATTCCTGTTGTTGATGAAAATGGTAAACTAGAAGGCCTTGTCACATTACATGACTTGATAATTCGTTTTATAAAGCCAAGATTTAGGGCTCAATTTGGGGAAGTTGCAGGAGAAAAAATACCTCCATTCTCAATGCAGCTGAGAGATGTGATGATTAAAGGGGTAATTACGGTATACCCAGAAACGATGGTTAGAGAAGCCATCAGTCTAATAAAAGAATATGATATTGATGGACTTGTGATTATAAACCAAGAGAATGTTGTGAAGGGAGTATTGACTGTAAAGGATCTTCTGCTTCCAATTTCAAGGATGGTAGAAAAGAAGGCTAAATTCTATTTACAACTTGGGGGAGATGCCCAATATCTGAGTGACTTCAGCAGAGAAAGAATAATTGAGGATGTTAGAAAGTTTGTGGATAGATATGAAGAAGTGCTTGGAAACGAGGGGATAATCTATCTAAACATTAGGCGTTTCCCGGAAAAACTCAGAGGGGTACACTTATACCAAGCTAGAATGAGGTTGGTAACGGATAAAGGCCAATTTATGGCCACAGGAGAGACCTGGGGGGCAATACAAGCTGTTCATGATGCTATTAGAGCAATAGAAAGGCAAATACTTCAAAAAGTAGAGCTTCAAAGAGAGACGAAGCATACCAGAAGGTTTATAGAGTACCTTGGCTTCTGA